A window from Cryptomeria japonica chromosome 1, Sugi_1.0, whole genome shotgun sequence encodes these proteins:
- the LOC131050469 gene encoding protein-tyrosine-phosphatase MKP1 translates to MEENCTGAEDAKRDSQYPNTIRESASESSSSSTAPTAGPVNFCSIHSSGKIAESTSTISQGLCIPVNPRSRQIMKARSSRPPLQPLSIKRRYLEEWPEAGSDDIGESTQCTTHGSKKDVRKLLDGSDSRIELGSLHRDAKPTEFKLERDKFAFSNKECSRITEHIYLGSDVAAKNREILRQNGITHILNCVGFVCLEYFKTDLLYKTLWLQDKPLEDITSILYDVFDYFEEVREQGWRVFVHCFKGISRSSSLVIAYLMWSKGLSFVDAFLFVKAARGITNPNIGFLSQLSEYQKRMHATPLNPKSLPRMYRMAPYSSYAPLHLVPKSVDHPAPDALDSRGAFIVHMPSTIYVWIGNSCNLFMKRKAETAALQLVRYEKAQDSIVVIREGHEEDEFMDTLSKAPHLSDDYHISETKTSGNNLQGSCSGKIHVDPASGDRFSVAYKRVESYNLDFEIFGRAIERGVMPPFSFSGPETEIHLPEREIGWSISPSKFVSGNVKDLVTFNKTGSDMFASELDAQNDDKAAHMETELLFSGTSKS, encoded by the coding sequence ATGGAAGAAAATTGCACGGGGGCGGAAGACGCTAAAAGAGATAGCCAATATCCTAACACAATTAGGGAATCTGCCTCTGAGTCCTCATCAAGTTCTACAGCTCCAACAGCAGGTCCTGTAAATTTTTGTAGCATCCATTCATCTGGGAAGATTGCAGAATCGACATCAACTATATCTCAAGGGCTCTGCATTCCAGTCAACCCCCGGTCAAGGCAGATTATGAAGGCCAGATCATCTCGACCACCTTTGCAGCCTCTTTCAATCAAAAGGAGGTATTTGGAAGAATGGCCTGAAGCGGGATCTGATGACATTGGAGAATCAACACAGTGTACAACACATGGGAGTAAAAAAGATGTAAGGAAGCTACTAGATGGTTCAGATAGCAGAATTGAGTTGGGATCACTTCACAGGGATGCTAAGCCAACAGAGTTTAAGCTAGAAAGGGATAAATTTGCATTCTCTAATAAGGAATGTTCAAGAATTACTGAGCACATCTATCTGGGCAGTGATGTAGCAGCCAAAAACAGAGAGATTCTCCGTCAAAATGGTATAACTCATATTCTTAATTGTGTGGGTTTTGTATGTCTCGAGTATTTCAAGACAGATTTACTATACAAGACATTGTGGCTACAAGACAAGCCCTTGGAAGATATAACAAGCATACTGTATGATGTGTTTGATTATTTTGAGGAGGTAAGAGAACAAGGATGGAGAGTGTTTGTGCATTGTTTCAAGGGAATTTCTCGATCAAGCTCCCTGGTAATTGCATATCTCATGTGGAGTAAAGGTCTGAGCTTTGTAGACGCATTTCTGTTTGTGAAAGCAGCTCGAGGTATCACAAATCCCAACATAGGCTTTCTTAGCCAGTTATCAGAGTACCAGAAGAGAATGCATGCTACGCCACTGAACCCAAAATCTCTGCCAAGGATGTACAGAATGGCTCCATATTCTTCATATGCTCCACTACATTTGGTTCCAAAATCAGTTGATCATCCCGCTCCAGATGCATTGGACTCTAGAGGTGCTTTTATTGTACACATGCCATCTACAATTTATGTCTGGATTGGAAACAGTTGCAACCTTTTCATGAAAAGGAAGGCAGAGACTGCTGCTTTGCAACTTGTAAGGTATGAGAAAGCTCAGGATTCAATTGTTGTTATAAGAGAAGGGCATGAAGAGGATGAATTCATGGATACCCTTTCAAAAGCGCCTCATTTATCAGATGACTATCACATATCGGAGACTAAAACATCAGGGAATAATTTGCAGGGATCTTGCTCGGGTAAAATTCATGTTGATCCAGCAAGCGGGGATAGATTTAGTGTTGCATACAAGAGGGTAGAATCATATAATCtagattttgaaatttttggaaGAGCAATAGAACGAGGTGTTATGCCTCCATTTTCATTCTCAGGACCAGAAACCGAAATACATCTTCCAGAAAGAGAAATTGGGTGGAGTATATCGCCATCCAAATTTGTTTCTGGTAATGTGAAAGACCTTGTTACATTCAACAAAACAGGAAGTGACATGTTTGCTTCAGAATTGGATGCACAAAATGATGACAAAGCTGCTCACATGGAGACAGAACTTTTGTTTTCAGGTACTTCAAAATCTTAA